Proteins encoded by one window of bacterium:
- a CDS encoding 4Fe-4S dicluster domain-containing protein produces the protein METEVSEARPNKKRARRRPKLGRKQERRRQVLRSFMVGAGIVLLQPLAWLPVIRRWQTRLRPPGALEESEFLAACIKCGQCVQVCPVQAIALADADDGLGVGVPFIEARAQACDFSCDALSCILACPTGALDHEVSAKEEVQAGVAVLTNPDTCLARHGLEFRGKARGGEFDGLLRYKEIDRWTPLSVGGHSYDRDLCDLCVLECPIGEKAIGLIPLGAEAPKGAMTPEVRKACVGCGVCEMICPVADAPSIAVKPREHWKNA, from the coding sequence ATGGAGACTGAGGTGAGCGAAGCCAGACCGAACAAGAAGCGCGCTCGGAGGCGCCCGAAGCTCGGACGCAAGCAGGAACGGCGCAGGCAGGTCCTTCGCAGTTTCATGGTCGGAGCGGGGATCGTGCTCCTGCAGCCTCTGGCCTGGCTTCCCGTCATCCGTCGCTGGCAGACTCGGCTGCGCCCGCCCGGAGCCCTCGAGGAGAGTGAATTCCTGGCCGCCTGCATCAAGTGCGGTCAATGCGTGCAGGTCTGTCCGGTGCAGGCCATTGCACTCGCGGATGCCGACGATGGACTCGGGGTCGGTGTTCCCTTCATTGAAGCGCGCGCTCAAGCTTGTGATTTCTCTTGTGACGCCCTCTCCTGCATTCTCGCCTGTCCGACAGGCGCCCTCGATCACGAGGTCAGCGCCAAGGAAGAAGTTCAAGCGGGTGTAGCAGTCCTGACGAATCCAGACACCTGCCTTGCACGACATGGCCTGGAGTTCCGAGGCAAGGCGCGCGGCGGCGAATTCGACGGCCTTCTGCGCTACAAGGAAATCGACCGCTGGACTCCTCTATCCGTCGGCGGTCACTCCTACGACCGCGACCTGTGCGACCTCTGCGTTCTCGAGTGCCCGATCGGCGAAAAGGCGATCGGACTCATTCCGCTGGGAGCTGAAGCTCCGAAGGGAGCCATGACACCCGAAGTACGGAAAGCCTGCGTGGGCTGTGGCGTCTGCGAGATGATCTGCCCGGTAGCAGATGCGCCGTCGATCGCGGTCAAACCGCGCGAGCACTGGAAGAACGCATGA
- a CDS encoding NapH/MauN family ferredoxin-type protein, whose amino-acid sequence MRLLKDLGVMLGRAPRRAQRISDAAKAVYAAKRGYLQRDALLAEMAADPRPHPWRKKRWAVLISTNLLFTLSFWVDVQLVEGSMTASRFLGFHMADPYSSLLVVLAHRHIFVNLMIGAITAMIFWTLLGGRSFCSWVCPYHFVSELGEMLHLRLAEKGWVRDHILHRGVRSALWIVFALLAFGSGYVLFLALNPIGILSRALVYGPSLALAWVGMILLFEVFYSRRAWCRYVCPVGLSYGLLGLLAPLRVTYDLEACSHEGECRKVCEVPHVLEMTIKGRAEDLSVDIGPDCTRCGMCVDVCPTDSLNFKVRGVGDLL is encoded by the coding sequence ATGAGACTACTCAAGGATCTCGGCGTGATGCTAGGCCGTGCTCCGCGACGAGCGCAGAGGATTTCCGATGCGGCCAAGGCCGTGTATGCGGCGAAACGGGGCTATCTGCAAAGGGACGCACTCCTTGCCGAGATGGCCGCAGATCCGCGACCTCATCCCTGGCGCAAGAAGCGCTGGGCCGTTCTGATCTCGACCAACCTGCTGTTCACTCTGTCATTCTGGGTCGATGTGCAACTGGTCGAAGGATCGATGACAGCCTCGCGCTTTCTGGGCTTCCATATGGCTGACCCCTATTCGAGTCTGCTCGTCGTACTCGCGCACCGGCACATCTTCGTGAACCTGATGATCGGCGCTATCACCGCGATGATCTTCTGGACGCTGCTGGGCGGACGCAGTTTCTGCTCCTGGGTCTGCCCCTATCACTTTGTCTCGGAACTGGGAGAGATGCTACACCTGCGACTCGCGGAAAAAGGGTGGGTACGCGATCACATCCTGCACCGCGGGGTCCGGAGTGCGCTATGGATCGTCTTCGCGCTACTCGCGTTCGGGAGCGGGTACGTGCTCTTTCTCGCCCTCAATCCAATCGGCATCCTGAGCCGTGCCCTGGTTTACGGCCCGAGCCTGGCCCTGGCCTGGGTGGGAATGATCCTACTCTTCGAAGTCTTCTACTCGCGTCGCGCATGGTGTCGCTACGTCTGCCCGGTCGGGCTGAGCTATGGCTTGCTCGGACTTCTCGCACCATTGCGCGTGACCTATGACCTGGAAGCTTGCAGCCACGAAGGCGAGTGCCGCAAGGTTTGTGAAGTACCGCACGTATTGGAGATGACCATCAAGGGACGTGCAGAGGATCTGAGTGTGGACATCGGTCCGGATTGCACGCGCTGCGGCATGTGTGTCGACGTGTGCCCGACCGATTCGTTGAACTTCAAGGTGCGCGGCGTCGGTGACCTGCTTTGA
- a CDS encoding ATP-binding cassette domain-containing protein: MIGIAGLTKGFGRKSVLEGVDLDIVTGERVALVGANGAGKTTLVRCLLGEYAHGGSALIGGASAREQRREVLSRVGFVPQTPPPLPHPVGVLIGFAASICRCEPRDIQAVATRLGMDARDVWRQPFVKLSGGQKQKLLIAIALGRQTEVQIMDEPAANLDPDARRVFFELLAERSEGQTMLLSSHRLDEVSGLVNRVVEIDSGRVSLDSPLADAVSLSTLLSCELRLRRNERTIALTLENWGLRDQGDGLYFKGRIAGPDRLRFMGMLSRYSGLVANLVLREEPGQEDGG, translated from the coding sequence GTGATCGGGATCGCGGGGCTCACGAAAGGGTTCGGCCGCAAGTCTGTGCTAGAAGGCGTCGACCTGGACATCGTAACGGGTGAGCGGGTCGCGCTGGTCGGCGCAAACGGTGCAGGCAAGACCACTCTGGTGCGCTGCCTGCTGGGTGAGTACGCTCACGGGGGATCGGCGCTGATCGGCGGTGCTTCGGCACGCGAGCAGCGACGCGAAGTCCTTTCGCGCGTCGGCTTCGTGCCGCAGACCCCTCCCCCCCTGCCCCATCCGGTCGGTGTGCTGATTGGCTTCGCGGCATCGATCTGCAGGTGTGAACCGCGCGACATCCAGGCCGTGGCAACCCGCCTGGGCATGGACGCTCGTGACGTCTGGCGTCAGCCCTTCGTCAAACTCTCGGGCGGGCAGAAGCAGAAACTATTGATCGCGATCGCCCTGGGACGGCAGACTGAGGTTCAAATCATGGACGAACCAGCGGCCAACCTGGACCCGGATGCCCGACGTGTTTTCTTCGAACTACTGGCCGAGCGCAGCGAGGGCCAGACCATGCTGCTGTCCAGCCATCGCCTGGACGAGGTCTCGGGCCTGGTGAACCGCGTGGTCGAGATCGATTCCGGGCGCGTCTCCTTGGATTCTCCGCTCGCCGACGCGGTCTCGCTGTCGACTCTGCTCTCCTGCGAACTCCGACTGCGACGCAACGAGCGGACAATCGCCCTCACTCTCGAGAACTGGGGCCTGCGCGATCAAGGCGACGGCTTGTATTTCAAGGGACGCATTGCCGGACCCGATAGACTGCGCTTCATGGGCATGCTCTCTCGCTATTCCGGCCTGGTCGCCAACCTCGTCCTGCGCGAAGAACCGGGCCAAGAGGACGGTGGATGA
- a CDS encoding protein NosL: MTRLFSLLIALLCACSEPSTGPTPIRWDRDTCERCRMTISDPRFAAQIRLSDSGQVRDFDDLGCAVLWLDESEARYSEIWIRDHRTSVWLDARQAYYEPARGTPMDFGWGATSDPGEKHLSFEQVRARVRSEERSAHGSVRR; the protein is encoded by the coding sequence ATGACACGCCTGTTTTCGCTGCTGATCGCGTTGCTATGCGCCTGCTCTGAGCCGAGCACCGGGCCGACGCCGATCCGCTGGGATCGGGACACTTGCGAGCGTTGTCGCATGACCATTTCAGATCCGCGTTTCGCAGCGCAGATCCGACTCTCGGACTCGGGCCAGGTCCGCGACTTCGACGATCTGGGCTGCGCAGTACTCTGGCTGGATGAATCCGAAGCGCGGTATTCGGAAATCTGGATTCGGGACCACCGCACGAGCGTCTGGCTGGATGCTCGGCAGGCGTACTACGAACCGGCGCGGGGCACACCCATGGACTTCGGCTGGGGAGCAACGAGCGATCCGGGCGAGAAACACCTGAGTTTCGAGCAAGTGCGCGCTCGCGTTCGCAGTGAAGAACGAAGTGCCCATGGGAGCGTCAGACGATGA
- a CDS encoding ABC transporter permease subunit yields MSALLATAHLDVSESLRARWFLVYSLVFGGAVALLFALGLTESRVLGLIGLSRFLATYIQLCMAILPIFVLLTTVRSVAGDREAGINEYLLALPIPLWAWYWGKLLGRFAVVFLPVFLAMAAAAGWASWSEAHVPWRLFAIYSGLLAGLIWCFLGLGMLISTLARSVDVAQGAAFVLWLGLLLFLDLILLGLLIQGGIEADTAIGLALANPLQVFRTGAMMLFDPELIVLGPTAFVIFDTFGHEAYLAWAALYPVTLGSLAAIAGFLAFRRGDLP; encoded by the coding sequence ATGAGTGCACTCCTCGCCACTGCCCACCTTGACGTGAGCGAATCGCTACGCGCACGCTGGTTCCTGGTCTACTCGCTGGTCTTCGGCGGTGCGGTCGCTCTGCTATTCGCTCTAGGGCTTACGGAGTCGCGCGTACTCGGCCTGATCGGGCTATCGCGTTTCCTCGCCACCTACATCCAGCTGTGCATGGCCATCCTGCCGATCTTCGTCCTGTTGACGACCGTGCGCTCCGTAGCTGGCGATCGCGAGGCGGGCATCAACGAGTATCTGCTCGCCCTGCCCATCCCTCTCTGGGCCTGGTACTGGGGAAAACTCCTGGGACGCTTTGCGGTTGTATTCCTGCCCGTTTTCCTGGCAATGGCGGCGGCTGCGGGCTGGGCGAGTTGGAGTGAGGCCCACGTTCCGTGGCGTCTCTTCGCCATCTACTCCGGGCTGCTCGCGGGCCTGATCTGGTGCTTTCTCGGCCTGGGGATGCTGATCTCGACGCTGGCGCGCTCTGTCGACGTAGCCCAGGGAGCGGCCTTCGTACTCTGGCTCGGCTTGTTGCTCTTTCTGGATCTGATCCTGCTCGGCCTGTTGATTCAGGGCGGCATCGAAGCCGATACCGCGATCGGTCTGGCACTGGCCAACCCGCTTCAGGTCTTCCGGACCGGTGCGATGATGCTATTCGATCCGGAGCTGATCGTACTCGGACCGACGGCATTCGTGATCTTTGATACCTTCGGTCACGAAGCGTATCTGGCGTGGGCCGCCCTGTATCCCGTCACACTCGGCTCACTCGCGGCAATCGCAGGTTTCCTGGCCTTTCGTCGCGGTGATCTGCCCTGA